In Mangrovivirga cuniculi, the following proteins share a genomic window:
- the mreC gene encoding rod shape-determining protein MreC, producing MQQLFLFLIRFRAFFVFAALEILCFFLIVNNNSYQSAVFFNSSSAVAGRVAEYTQNVNDYFTLKKVNEELARENALLKRQLIKYSDKIHSDSVENLLVFDRKFETMAAEVVDNSVNRFTNYITLDKGSDHGITPEMAVIGTDGVVGKVMHVSDQYSVVKSVLHTGTNISSTISRFGNFCTLTWDGKSPTHGKILYVPRHYDIQEGDSVFTSGYNSIFPNDILIGTVSEYSIDEGDIFYDITVELSTDFQALSYVFVVKSFKKQELDSLQQVTIPNEE from the coding sequence ATGCAGCAGTTGTTTTTATTTCTAATCCGGTTTAGAGCTTTCTTTGTTTTTGCAGCATTGGAAATTCTATGCTTCTTTCTGATAGTAAATAACAATAGCTATCAGTCTGCAGTATTCTTTAATTCCTCATCTGCAGTGGCTGGAAGGGTAGCTGAATACACTCAGAATGTGAATGACTATTTTACTCTGAAAAAAGTCAATGAAGAGCTCGCCAGGGAAAACGCTTTATTAAAAAGACAACTGATTAAATACTCGGATAAAATCCATAGTGACAGTGTTGAAAATCTATTGGTTTTTGATAGAAAGTTTGAAACTATGGCTGCTGAAGTAGTTGATAATTCAGTAAACAGATTTACCAATTATATCACTCTGGATAAAGGGTCAGATCACGGCATAACTCCTGAGATGGCAGTTATTGGCACAGATGGTGTTGTGGGAAAAGTGATGCATGTTTCTGATCAGTATAGTGTCGTTAAATCGGTATTGCATACTGGCACCAATATCTCTTCTACAATAAGCAGATTTGGTAATTTTTGTACTCTGACCTGGGATGGCAAATCTCCGACGCATGGGAAAATATTATATGTGCCCAGACACTATGATATTCAGGAGGGAGATTCAGTTTTTACAAGTGGATATAATTCAATTTTTCCTAATGACATCCTGATTGGAACCGTATCCGAATACTCCATTGATGAAGGAGATATTTTTTATGACATAACAGTGGAGCTTAGCACTGACTTCCAGGCACTTTCTTATGTTTTCGTTGTAAAAAGCTTTAAAAAGCAGGAGTTAGACAGTCTTCAACAAGTAACTATACCAAATGAGGAGTAA
- a CDS encoding rod shape-determining protein, whose product MGLFDIFSSDIAIDLGTANTLIIQRDKIAVDEPSIIAIDKATNKVLAIGRQAMQMHEKTHESIKTIRPLKDGVIADFHAAEHMIRGMIKMIDGSKRSFLPQSHRMVICIPSGITEVEKRAVRDSAEHAGAKEVYMVHEPIAAAIGIGIDIEQPVGSMIVDIGGGTTEIAVIALSGIVCDQSIRVAGDSFNKDILDYMRRQHNLLIGERSAEKVKIEVGAAMTELDDPPEEYEIRGRDLMTGIPKVIKVSYSEIAFALDKSVSKIEEAVLKALEISPPELSADIYDRGIHLTGGGALLRGLDKRLALKTKLPVHIADDPLRAVVRGTGLALKNLNTFKNVLLT is encoded by the coding sequence ATGGGATTGTTTGACATTTTTTCAAGCGACATTGCAATTGACCTCGGAACGGCCAACACCCTTATTATTCAAAGGGATAAAATAGCTGTTGATGAGCCAAGCATTATCGCTATTGATAAAGCAACTAATAAAGTACTTGCAATTGGCCGACAAGCCATGCAAATGCACGAAAAAACTCACGAGAGTATAAAAACCATTCGTCCACTTAAAGATGGTGTTATTGCAGACTTCCATGCTGCAGAACACATGATCAGAGGAATGATCAAGATGATTGATGGTAGCAAGCGTAGTTTTCTTCCTCAGTCACACAGAATGGTTATTTGTATCCCCTCAGGAATTACTGAAGTAGAAAAACGTGCTGTCCGTGACTCTGCTGAACACGCAGGTGCAAAAGAGGTATACATGGTTCACGAACCTATTGCCGCTGCTATTGGTATTGGAATCGACATCGAACAACCAGTTGGATCAATGATAGTTGATATCGGTGGTGGTACTACTGAAATTGCTGTTATTGCTCTTTCAGGTATTGTTTGTGATCAATCAATACGTGTTGCAGGTGACTCATTTAATAAGGATATTCTCGACTATATGAGGAGACAGCACAACCTACTGATTGGTGAGCGTTCTGCAGAAAAAGTTAAGATAGAGGTTGGCGCAGCGATGACTGAACTTGATGATCCTCCTGAAGAATACGAGATCAGAGGTCGTGATTTAATGACAGGTATTCCTAAAGTTATAAAAGTATCTTATAGCGAGATCGCATTTGCTCTCGATAAGTCTGTTTCAAAAATAGAAGAAGCAGTTCTAAAAGCGCTGGAGATTTCTCCACCAGAACTTTCTGCGGATATCTATGACAGAGGTATTCACCTGACCGGCGGTGGGGCACTACTTAGAGGACTGGACAAGAGACTGGCACTTAAGACCAAACTACCTGTACACATTGCAGATGATCCGTTAAGAGCAGTTGTTAGAGGAACAGGACTTGCTCTTAAGAACCTCAATACATTCAAAAACGTATTATTGACCTGA
- a CDS encoding Rod shape-determining protein MreD — MRSNSNLKYILGSLLIILIQITILKNIVLFDVAFCFLYVAILLSIPFTVGRVWQLIIGFLVGLLIDVFYNSIGIHASACLLLTFIRPIFLQYNFPRTPDPINVPNVKNTGFSWYIGYSFFLVFLHQCVIFFVEASNKSLFFLTLYKVFASTIFTVLVILIVQYLTVSGRKERLL, encoded by the coding sequence ATGAGGAGTAATAGTAACCTAAAATATATTTTGGGATCATTACTAATTATTTTGATCCAGATAACCATATTGAAGAATATTGTGCTTTTTGATGTTGCTTTTTGCTTCTTATATGTAGCCATATTATTGAGTATACCTTTTACGGTCGGAAGAGTCTGGCAACTTATAATTGGTTTTTTAGTAGGACTATTAATCGATGTTTTTTACAATAGTATTGGTATCCACGCTTCTGCCTGCCTGCTATTGACTTTTATAAGACCAATATTTTTACAGTATAACTTTCCAAGAACTCCGGACCCGATTAATGTTCCCAATGTGAAAAACACAGGGTTTAGTTGGTACATCGGTTATTCTTTCTTTCTTGTTTTCTTACACCAGTGCGTAATCTTCTTCGTAGAGGCTTCTAACAAATCACTTTTCTTCTTAACTTTATATAAAGTTTTTGCCAGTACTATTTTTACGGTACTTGTTATTCTAATTGTACAATATTTAACCGTTAGTGGAAGAAAAGAGAGGCTACTGTAA